CTGCATCCATGACTGATGGCCCATGAACTTGACTGCGGAGACATCGAAGGTCTAATGGCACGTAGTCGATGATCCAAGAGTATTTTCGTCGACTGATGAAAACACGTTTAATATGCTTGGTTCCGCCGACATGGCGGGGAGGAGAAATCAACGTTGACGGCGGATGTGCAGCCACAATAAGCACATAATTCCTGAATTCAAGCTACTCAGCTGGAGTTCTGCACGTGTATATAAAAAGCGAGTTCACAATTCAGTACATATGCATACGAAATTTATACACATAAAAAGGCAATCGTCAAAAAAGACGGtaacatggaaaaaaaaagaagagcgcgaacgGCCAAGCCCCGTTCTCCTCGAacaaaaggtggggggggggggggggggctcaattCGTCTCTAGTGTGGGCGACGCGCAGGCGTCGTCTCCCGGCCCGCTGCTCGAGCCTTCATATTCGGCGACGCCAGCGTCCCGGTCTTCGGCGAGGAGGCTCTTATTATCGGGGACCAGGACGAGCGGCGGAAAGGGCGTTGAGGCGCTGGAGGAGGGCGGGCCCGACGGCGTGGCCTCCTTGTCCTTGCCCAGCGCGTAGAAGGTGACCACCGCGGAGAGCGTGATGACCACCAGCGCCACGCCAAAGATGAGGCCCAGGCTGGGGCCGGAGGCGCCCATCTGCGGCACGGGGGGTAAGAAAGTATAAAAGCTCCACACGGCTCCACAGTAGAAAAGCTTTACACAGCAGGCTCGATATCTCGGCGCCCTACTCGCTTCTCTACAACGCTTCGGTATTACAGAAACCCCTACCAATGCACACTCGTCGCTGAAGCCGGAGCAGTGGACACGCAGCTACTGGATGGTGTGGTGTGGATGCATATTTAGGGGTTGACAGCCATAACTTACATTAGTTCATAGCACAGCGTGCTGTATAATATAAAACCTCTTCAAATCCAAAGTGCTAAATTACCTTCAATTGAGTCATGTAACGGCATTGCCCAAACTATGTTGCCAGGATAAACTAAGAGTGATTATCGAAAGTCGGGGCATTGAACAAACACATCGGCTAGGTGCTTTTGTAGAAGAAAAACCCGTCCCATAATCGTAATATTTGCTCGTTTTAAGGACAAAGAGTAAATTTTTCATCATGCAAGAGGTTCAAATCAGCTGAATACGCAGTTAGCGAGGATTTTTCGCCCAGCATTTGACTCGCTCTAAATCGTCTTGCTGATTTCGCCAGATCTAACCAGTTGTGTTTCAAGCTTCGCTACGACAGACTAGTTTCCGGTGACAAAACTTACAATTTTGTTCATGCGTGTCAAGAAGTGCTTGAGCGTAATCCGTATCAACCACCAATCGCTCCAGCAAAAGAGTAACCATCGGTCCTTTCTGTACAAAAACATTCACCGCATAATACCGAAACGTGACTGAGGTttttacgtcccaaagtgactcaggctatgacggacgccgtagtgaaggactccggaaatttcgaccacatggggttctttaacgtgcactgacatcgcacagtacacggacctctggaattttgcctccatcgaaattcgaccgccgcaaccgggatcgaatccgcgtctttc
This region of Amblyomma americanum isolate KBUSLIRL-KWMA chromosome 5, ASM5285725v1, whole genome shotgun sequence genomic DNA includes:
- the LOC144134057 gene encoding uncharacterized protein LOC144134057; the encoded protein is MAAPPADPVAAARRQSMAPSVAAAVVPPGAAPVVPAFVPRAQDYEDDEDEVEDIMRPKPAQMQQMGASGPSLGLIFGVALVVITLSAVVTFYALGKDKEATPSGPPSSSASTPFPPLVLVPDNKSLLAEDRDAGVAEYEGSSSGPGDDACASPTLETN